One Brassica oleracea var. oleracea cultivar TO1000 chromosome C7, BOL, whole genome shotgun sequence genomic window carries:
- the LOC106306832 gene encoding probable aquaporin PIP1-5 isoform X2 — MEGKEEDVNVGANKFPERQPIGTAAQTEGKDYKEPPPAPFFEPGELKSWSFYRAGIAEFIAAFLFLYVTVLTVLGVKRAPNMCASVGIQGIAWAFGGMIFALVYCTAGISGGHINPAVTFGLFLARKLSLTRTVFYIVMQCLGAICGAGVVKGFQPGPYQANGGGANLVAHGYTKGSGLGAEIIGTFVLVYTVFSATDAKRSARDSHVPILAPLPIGFAVFLVHLATIPITGTGINPARSLGAAIIYNKDHAWGDHVMDLLGRTIHWCCSCCSVPSDSHQSHSFQVQDISLPTYYLIIIKLKYVSIFYFMCIPLSDLIYMSLVCYYLILPLEFDLVTL; from the exons ATGGAGGGAAAAGAAGAAGACGTGAATGTGGGAGCAAACAAGTTCCCGGAGAGGCAGCCAATCGGTACGGCGGCGCAGACGGAGGGAAAAGACTACAAGGAACCACCTCCGGCTCCGTTCTTCGAACCAGGCGAGCTCAAGTCGTGGTCCTTCTACAGAGCCGGCATAGCAGAGTTCATAGCCGCTTTCCTTTTCCTCTACGTCACCGTTTTAACAGTCTTGGGGGTCAAGAGAGCTCCCAACATGTGTGCCTCCGTGGGTATCCAAGGCATCGCTTGGGCGTTCGGCGGCATGATCTTCGCACTTGTCTACTGTACTGCCGGAATCTCGGGAGGACACATTAACCCGGCGGTGACATTCGGTTTGTTCTTGGCGAGGAAGCTTTCTTTGACAAGAACTGTCTTCTACATAGTAATGCAGTGCCTTGGAGCTATCTGTGGTGCTGGTGTGGTCAAGGGTTTTCAGCCAGGGCCGTATCAGGCTAATGGAGGTGGAGCCAACTTGGTGGCTCATGGATACACAAAGGGTTCAGGTCTTGGTGCAGAGATTATTGGCACTTTTGTTCTTGTCTACACTGTCTTCTCTGCTACTGATGCTAAGAGAAGTGCTAGAGACTCTCATGTCCCT ATCTTGGCTCCGCTTCCAATTGGGTTTGCTGTCTTCTTGGTGCACTTGGCCACTATTCCAATCACGGGAACTGGAATTAACCCGGCCAGGAGTCTTGGAGCTGCCATCATCTACAATAAGGATCATGCTTGGGGCGACCATGTAA TGGATCTTCTGGGTCGGACCATTCATTGGTGCTGCTCTTGCTGCTCTGTACCATCAGATAGTCATCAGAGCCATTCCTTTCAAGTCCAAGACATAAGTCTTCCCACATATTATTTGATCATCATCAAGCTAAAATATGTATCAATATTTTATTTTATGTGCATTCCTCTTAGTGATCTCATATATATGTCTCTTGTGTGCTACTACCTTATTCTGCCACTGGAGTTCGATCTTGTAACATTGTAA
- the LOC106306832 gene encoding probable aquaporin PIP1-5 isoform X1, with product MEGKEEDVNVGANKFPERQPIGTAAQTEGKDYKEPPPAPFFEPGELKSWSFYRAGIAEFIAAFLFLYVTVLTVLGVKRAPNMCASVGIQGIAWAFGGMIFALVYCTAGISGGHINPAVTFGLFLARKLSLTRTVFYIVMQCLGAICGAGVVKGFQPGPYQANGGGANLVAHGYTKGSGLGAEIIGTFVLVYTVFSATDAKRSARDSHVPILAPLPIGFAVFLVHLATIPITGTGINPARSLGAAIIYNKDHAWGDHWIFWVGPFIGAALAALYHQIVIRAIPFKSKT from the exons ATGGAGGGAAAAGAAGAAGACGTGAATGTGGGAGCAAACAAGTTCCCGGAGAGGCAGCCAATCGGTACGGCGGCGCAGACGGAGGGAAAAGACTACAAGGAACCACCTCCGGCTCCGTTCTTCGAACCAGGCGAGCTCAAGTCGTGGTCCTTCTACAGAGCCGGCATAGCAGAGTTCATAGCCGCTTTCCTTTTCCTCTACGTCACCGTTTTAACAGTCTTGGGGGTCAAGAGAGCTCCCAACATGTGTGCCTCCGTGGGTATCCAAGGCATCGCTTGGGCGTTCGGCGGCATGATCTTCGCACTTGTCTACTGTACTGCCGGAATCTCGGGAGGACACATTAACCCGGCGGTGACATTCGGTTTGTTCTTGGCGAGGAAGCTTTCTTTGACAAGAACTGTCTTCTACATAGTAATGCAGTGCCTTGGAGCTATCTGTGGTGCTGGTGTGGTCAAGGGTTTTCAGCCAGGGCCGTATCAGGCTAATGGAGGTGGAGCCAACTTGGTGGCTCATGGATACACAAAGGGTTCAGGTCTTGGTGCAGAGATTATTGGCACTTTTGTTCTTGTCTACACTGTCTTCTCTGCTACTGATGCTAAGAGAAGTGCTAGAGACTCTCATGTCCCT ATCTTGGCTCCGCTTCCAATTGGGTTTGCTGTCTTCTTGGTGCACTTGGCCACTATTCCAATCACGGGAACTGGAATTAACCCGGCCAGGAGTCTTGGAGCTGCCATCATCTACAATAAGGATCATGCTTGGGGCGACCAT TGGATCTTCTGGGTCGGACCATTCATTGGTGCTGCTCTTGCTGCTCTGTACCATCAGATAGTCATCAGAGCCATTCCTTTCAAGTCCAAGACATAA
- the LOC106306834 gene encoding tetraspanin-5, translating into MNKMSNTVIGFLNILTLISSIVIIGSALWMGRSKTTCEHFLQKPLLVLGLAIMVLSLAGLIGACCDVAWVLWVYLFFMVFIIVALMGLTLFGFIVTNHGGGVGVTGRVYKEFKLEEYHPWLKTRVMDANYWLTIKTCLLGSLTCSKLSFWTPIDYLQKDLTPLQSGCCKPPTSCVYNTETPIQQESDCYRWNNAATVLCYDCDSCRAGVLETVRRDWHKLFIVNVVIVLFLIAICCVGCCAFKNAKRPQHYGFPYGRYGMSKSRPGWDQSWARWWRGGDRY; encoded by the exons ATGAACAAAATGAGCAATACAGTGATAGGATTCTTGAACATCCTAACACTAATCTCCTCCATAGTTATAATAGGATCAGCTCTGTGGATGGGTCGGAGCAAGACAACATGCGAGCATTTCCTTCAGAAGCCACTTCTGGTTTTAGGACTAGCCATCATGGTCTTGTCACTAGCTGGTCTGATAGGAGCATGCTGTGACGTGGCTTGGGTCTTGTGGGTGTACCTCTTCTTCATGGTCTTCATCATAGTTGCGCTCATGGGTTTGACTCTTTTTGGGTTTATTGTAACTAACCATGGTGGTGGTGTGGGTGTGACTGGTAGAGTTTATAAAGAGTTTAAACTTGAAGAATATCATCCATGGCTTAAGACAAGGGTTATGGATGCTAATTATTGGTTGACTATAAAGACTTGTCTCTTGGGCTCACTCACTTGTTCTAAGCTCTCTTTTTGGACTCCTATTGATTATCTCCAAAAGGACTTGACTCCTCTTCAG TCTGGCTGCTGCAAACCACCGACATCGTGCGTGTACAACACGGAGACGCCGATACAGCAAGAATCGGATTGTTACCGGTGGAACAACGCTGCGACGGTGCTCTGCTACGACTGTGACTCGTGTAGAGCTGGCGTTTTAGAGACGGTGCGGCGCGATTGGCATAAACTATTTATTGTTAACGTCGTCATCGTTCTCTTCCTCATCGCTATTTGCTGCGTTGGTTGCTGCGCGTTTAAAAACGCCAAACGCCCTCAACATTACGGTTTTCCTTACGGACGTTACGGCATGTCCAAGTCTCGACCCGGATGGGATCAGTCTTG GGCGAGGTGGTGGCGCGGTGGAGATCGGTATTAG
- the LOC106301394 gene encoding uncharacterized protein LOC106301394, translating to MDSRGDSSRLGQYPTMSSRNMSSSSSTAFFSANQSPSRSPKIHQELSESTRSDAHCDSFDPLTSSSGFQDPELELQPPQSQNLEPDHNAYTPSRYTQTSSASVSYNRVRCCDVFLGVHGQNPSLLRFVDWLRAELELQGMSCFMSDRAKCRSSRKQRIIEKAMDGAPFGVVILTRKSFKNPYTIEELRFFANKKNLVPVFFDLSREDCLVRDIVEKRGDLWEKHGGELWECYGGIEKEWKEAVNGLSRVDDWKLEAREGNWRDCVFRTVELLATKLVGRRSVVEGVAKWRDKAEKEEFPYPRNESFVGRKKELSELEFVLFGDGEDYFELPTKKRKNKGKEKVAWKEWEKEIELVKKTRKKKKKKKRSMKITCGKGVACVSGEAGIGKTELLLEFAYRHHQRYKMVLWIGGESRYIRQNYLNLYRYLDVDVGVENCSDRARFKSFEEREDAAVSRIRGELMRDIPFLLVIDNLESEKDWWDSKLVMDLLPRFGGETHVLISTRLSRVMYMEPLRLPYLSAAEAMALMQGNVKEYPVQEMDALRVIEEKLGRLTLGLGIVGAILSELPINPTRLLDTINRMPLREMSSCSSALRRRVFLLQLFEVCFSIFDHADGPRGLATRMVVASGWLAPGPVPASLLALAAYKLPEKHRGCLWRRLRRAISCGFASSNSKRSGAEAASMLLRFNIARASNVKLGFVQIHELLRLYARNRVMVNETAPAMVRAVINRGWSVETADQIWAVCFLLFGFSNEAPSIQLKITELLFLVKQVILPLAIRTFVTFSRCGAAVELLRVCTNALEAADQTLVKPVEKWLDKSLCWRSVQTSAQLNPILWEELALARATVLETRAKLTLRGGQFGVADDLIRKAIFIRTSISGEDHPGTVSARETLSKLTRLSSNVHQSHNTSP from the coding sequence ATGGATTCTCGAGGCGACAGTTCCAGGCTCGGACAGTATCCGACAATGTCTTCTAGGAACATGTCTTCATCTTCCTCAACTGCTTTCTTCTCAGCTAACCAATCTCCTTCAAGATCTCCCAAAATCCACCAAGAACTATCCGAATCAACTCGGTCTGATGCTCATTGTGACAGCTTCGATCCTCTTACCTCCAGCTCTGGCTTTCAAGACCCTGAGCTCGAGTTGCAGCCTCCTCAATCTCAGAATCTTGAACCTGATCATAACGCTTACACACCTTCTAGGTATACTCAGACATCTTCTGCGTCAGTTTCTTACAACAGGGTGAGATGTTGCGACGTGTTCTTGGGGGTGCACGGTCAGAACCCTTCTCTCCTCCGTTTCGTGGACTGGCTCAGAGCCGAGTTGGAGCTTCAAGGGATGAGCTGCTTCATGTCGGACAGAGCAAAATGCAGAAGCTCTCGGAAACAGAGGATAATCGAGAAAGCAATGGACGGTGCTCCCTTCGGCGTCGTCATCCTAACGAGAAAGTCCTTCAAGAACCCTTACACGATCGAGGAACTTCGGTTTTTCGCCAACAAGAAGAATCTAGTTCCCGTTTTCTTCGATCTCTCTCGAGAGGACTGTCTCGTGAGAGACATAGTCGAGAAGAGAGGAGACTTGTGGGAGAAGCACGGAGGCGAGCTGTGGGAGTGCTATGGAGGGATTGAGAAAGAGTGGAAAGAGGCGGTTAACGGGCTATCGCGCGTGGACGACTGGAAGCTCGAAGCTCGGGAAGGTAACTGGAGAGACTGTGTGTTCAGAACGGTTGAGTTGTTGGCTACGAAGTTGGTTGGGAGGAGAAGCGTGGTCGAGGGGGTGGCGAAATGGCGAGATAAAGCGGAGAAAGAGGAGTTTCCGTATCCGCGGAACGAAAGCTTCGTTGGGAGGAAGAAGGAGCTGTCAGAGCTGGAGTTTGTTTTGTTTGGAGATGGAGAGGATTACTTCGAGTTACCAACGAAGAAAAGGAAGAACAAAGGGAAAGAGAAAGTTGCGTGGAAGGAGTGGGAGAAAGAGATTGAGTTAGTTAAGAAGACGAGGAAGAAGAAGAAGAAGAAGAAGAGATCGATGAAAATCACCTGCGGGAAAGGCGTGGCGTGCGTCTCTGGAGAAGCAGGGATCGGCAAAACCGAGCTGCTTCTCGAGTTTGCATACAGGCATCACCAGAGGTACAAGATGGTTCTCTGGATAGGCGGCGAGAGCCGTTACATCAGGCAGAACTATCTGAATCTTTATCGGTACCTGGACGTTGACGTCGGGGTGGAGAATTGCTCCGATAGAGCGCGGTTCAAGAGCTTCGAAGAGCGAGAGGATGCCGCGGTTTCGAGGATCAGGGGAGAGCTGATGAGGGACATACCCTTCTTGCTTGTTATCGATAACTTGGAGAGCGAGAAGGACTGGTGGGACTCGAAGCTTGTGATGGATCTTCTCCCTAGGTTCGGAGGAGAGACGCATGTTTTGATATCTACGCGTCTCTCCAGAGTTATGTACATGGAGCCGTTGAGACTCCCTTACCTCTCTGCCGCTGAAGCGATGGCATTGATGCAGGGGAACGTTAAGGAGTATCCGGTTCAGGAGATGGATGCGTTGAGAGTGATTGAAGAGAAGCTAGGGAGGTTAACGCTGGGACTAGGTATCGTGGGAGCTATATTGTCAGAGCTTCCTATAAACCCGACCCGGCTTTTGGATACTATAAACAGAATGCCGTTGAGAGAGATGTCCTCGTGTAGTAGTGCCTTGAGAAGAAGGGTGTTTCTGTTGCAGCTGTTTGAAGTGTGTTTTTCGATCTTCGACCACGCGGATGGACCGAGGGGTTTAGCTACTAGAATGGTTGTCGCGAGCGGGTGGTTAGCTCCGGGGCCTGTTCCAGCCTCTCTATTAGCTTTGGCTGCTTATAAACTCCCTGAGAAACATAGAGGATGTCTGTGGAGAAGACTGAGACGAGCTATAAGCTGTGGTTTTGCGTCTTCGAACTCCAAGAGATCAGGAGCTGAAGCTGCTTCTATGTTGCTTAGGTTCAACATCGCTAGAGCCAGTAACGTCAAGCTAGGGTTTGTACAGATACACGAGCTACTGAGACTCTACGCAAGGAATCGAGTGATGGTGAACGAGACTGCTCCCGCGATGGTTAGGGCTGTGATAAACCGAGGCTGGAGCGTCGAAACCGCGGATCAGATATGGGCGGTTTGTTTCTTGCTGTTCGGTTTCAGCAACGAAGCTCCGAGTATTCAGCTTAAGATAACAGAGCTGCTGTTTCTTGTGAAGCAAGTAATCTTGCCTCTAGCGATTAGAACCTTCGTGACGTTTTCGCGGTGCGGTGCAGCCGTGGAGCTGCTCAGGGTCTGCACAAACGCGCTAGAAGCGGCTGACCAAACGCTGGTGAAGCCGGTGGAGAAGTGGCTAGACAAGTCGCTTTGCTGGAGATCTGTTCAGACAAGTGCACAGCTAAACCCTATTCTATGGGAAGAACTTGCTTTAGCTCGAGCCACCGTGCTGGAGACTCGAGCTAAGTTGACTCTACGTGGAGGGCAGTTCGGTGTGGCTGATGATCTAATAAGAAAAGCAATCTTCATCAGAACTTCTATCTCGGGTGAGGATCATCCTGGGACTGTGTCGGCTAGAGAGACATTAAGTAAATTAACAAGGCTTTCATCTAATGTTCATCAGAGTCACAACACTTCACCGTAA
- the LOC106301396 gene encoding E3 ubiquitin-protein ligase At3g02290-like: protein MGCCCCCFPILPENLRGIDENVPLSRTSPSSVVPTGSVDRNLASNLYTAPLQPPLPVSFSPRNPSKSPTTQSNPSQEAKRTLPEKQTWHVGDQSDINLKKKDRETIDECPICLEEYETENPRLLTKCRHDFHLACILEWMERSEACPVCNKELVLPES from the exons ATGGGCTGCTGCTGCTGCTGTTTCCCTATCCTACCTGAA AATTTAAGAGGTATAGATGAGAATGTTCCTTTATCTCGTACCTCTCCTTCCTCTGTGGTACCTACTGGATCAGTAGATAGAAACTTGGCCTCTAATCTATACACTGCACCGCTTCAACCTCCTCTTCCTGTATCATTCTCGCCGAGAAATCCGTCGAAATCGCCAACAACTCAGAGCAATCCGAGCCAAGAAGCTAAACGCACTCTTCCAGAGAAGCAAACATGGCATGTTGGTGATCAAAGTGATATTAATCTAAAGAAAAAAGATCGAGAAACCATCGACGAATGTCCAATTTGCTTAGAAG AATATGAAACAGAGAACCCGAGACTGCTCACTAAATGTCGCCACGATTTTCATCTGGCATGCATTCTTGAATGGATGGAAAGAAGCGAAGCTTGTCCTGTTTGTAACAAG GAGTTGGTACTCCCTGAGTCATAA
- the LOC106306414 gene encoding beta-adaptin-like protein C, with product MSGHDSKYFSTTKKGEIPELKEELNSQYKDKRKDAVKKVIAAMTVGKDVSSLFTDVLNCMQTENLELKKLVYLYLINYAKSQPDLAILAVNTFVKDSQDPNPLIRALAVRTMGCIRVDKITEYLCDPLQKCLKDDDPYVRKTAAVCVAKLFDINAELVEDRGFLEALKDLISDNNPMVVANAVAALAEIQDKSASPIFEINSVTLTKLLTALNECTEWGQVFILDSLSRYKAADPREAENIVERVTPRLQHANCAVVLSAVKMILQQMELITSTDVIRNLCKKMAPPLVTLLSAEPEIQYVALRNINLIVQKRPTILAHEIKVFFCKYNDPIYVKMEKLEIMIKLASDRNIDQVLLEFKEYATEVDVDFVRKAVRAIGRCAIKLERAAERCISVLLELIKIKVNYVVQEAIIVIKDIFRRYPNTYESIIATLCESLDTLDEPEAKASMIWIIGEYAERIDNADELLESFLENFPEEPAQVQLQLLTATVKLFLKKPTEGPQQMIQVVLNNATVETDNPDLRDRAYIYWRLLSTDPEAAKDVVLAEKPVITDDSNQLEPSLLDELLANISTLSSVYHKPPEAFVTRLKPTVQKTEDEDYVEGGETETSGNPVDGAAPVAAAPAPVPDLLGDLMGTDDAAIVPVDDYTTPSGPPLPVVLPASSGQGLQISAQLTRQDGQVFYSMLLENNSQSVLDGFMIQFNKNSFGLAAAGPLQVQPLQPGESARTMLPMVLSQNMSDGPTNSLLQVAVKNNQPPVKYFTDKIVLHALFSEDGRMERGTFLETWRSLPDSNEVQKDFPGITITSIDSTLDLLAASNMFFIAKRKNGSQDVLYLSARVPQGVPFLIELTAMVGQPGLKCAVKTPTPEIAPLFFESLEMLFKP from the exons ATGAGCGGGCATGATTCCAAATACTTCTCGACGACGAAGAAGGGAGAGATCCCTGAGCTCAAGGAAGAGCTCAATTCACAGTACAAG GATAAGAGGAAAGATGCTGTTAAGAAGGTTATTGCGGCAATGACTGTTGGAAAGGATGTTTCATCTCTTTTCACTGATGTACTCAATTGCATGCAAACGGAGAATCTGGAGCTCAAGAAGCTCGTTTACTTGTATCTCATTAACTACGCCAAAAGCCAGCCTGATCTTGCTATCCTCGCTGTTAATACTTTTGTTAAG GATTCACAAGATCCAAATCCGTTGATCCGTGCTTTGGCTGTGCGGACAATGGGCTGCATTCGTGTTGATAAGATCACAGAATACTTGTGCGATCCTCTTCAGAAATGCTTAAAG GATGATGATCCATATGTCCGCAAGACAGCAGCTGTTTGCGTTGCCAAGCTGTTTGACATAAATGCTGAGTTAGTCGAGGATAGGGGTTTCCTTGAAGCCTTGAAGGATTTAATATCAGACAATAATCCAATGGTTGTAGCAAATGCTGTAGCAGCCCTTGCAGAGATACAAGACAAGAGTGCTAGTCCCATCTTTGAAATTAATAGTGTTACCCTCACCAAGCTCCTTACAGCTTTGAACGAATGTACTGA GTGGGGTCAAGTTTTTATATTGGATTCACTGTCAAGGTATAAAGCAGCTGATCCTCGTGAAGCTGAAAATATTGTTGAGAGAGTCACTCCAAGGTTACAACATGCCAACTGTGCTGTCGTGCTATCAGCCGTTAAG ATGATCCTTCAGCAGATGGAGCTAATTACTAGTACAGATGTGATTCGAAATCTTTGTAAGAAGATGGCTCCTCCCCTAGTTACATTGCTTTCTGCAGAACCTGAGATCCAATATGTTGCACTTCGTAACATTAACCTTATTGTCCAAAAGAGGCCCACTATTCTTGCCCATGAAATCAAG GTGTTCTTCTGTAAGTATAATGATCCGATTTATGTCAAGATGGAGAAGTTGGAGATTATGATAAAACTTGCTTCTGACAGAAACATAGACCAG GTTCTTCTGGAGTTCAAAGAGTATGCCACTGAGGTAGATGTTGATTTTGTTCGGAAGGCTGTTCGTGCAATAGGCAGATGTGCCATCAAACTGGAAAGAGCAGCAGAACGGTGCATCAGTGTTTTACTTGAGCTGATCAAGATCAAAGTAAACTACGTTGTCCAGGAGGCTATTATAGTCATCAAAGATATCTTTAGACGATATCCAAACAC GTATGAGTCCATAATTGCAACACTCTGTGAGAGTCTAGACACATTGGATGAACCAGAAGCGAAG GCATCTATGATTTGGATCATTGGTGAATATGCTGAGAGAATCGACAATGCTGACGAACTACTTGAAAGCTTCCTGGAGAATTTCCCTGAAGAACCAGCACAGGTCCAGCTGCAGCTTCTTACAGCGACAGTCAAACTATTTCTGAAGAAGCCAACTGAAGGCCCACAACAAATGATTCAG GTTGTCTTGAATAATGCTACTGTGGAGACAGATAATCCTGATCTCAGGGATCGTGCATACATCTACTGGCGTCTTCTATCTACTGATCCCGAG GCGGCGAAGGATGTTGTTTTAGCTGAAAAGCCTGTGATTACTGACGACTCAAATCAACTTGAGCCGTCACTCCTGGATGAGCTGCTCGCAAATATTTCAACCTTGTCATCTGTGTATCACAAGCCGCCAGAGGCTTTTGTAACCCGCTTGAAACCCACAGTTCAGAAAACTGAAGATGAGGACTATGTGGAAGGGGGCGAAACAGAGACATCTGGTAATCCGGTTGATGGTGCAGCTCCTGTAGCGGCTGCTCCCGCTCCTGTGCCTGATCTCCTGGGTGACCTAATGGGGACAGATGATGCTGCAATTGTCCCAGTAGATGATTACACAACTCCGTCAGG TCCTCCACTGCCTGTTGTCCTGCCAGCATCAAGCGGTCAAGGTCTGCAGATTAGCGCTCAATTAACCCGACAAGATGGTCAAGTGTTCTACAGTATGCTCCTCGAGAACAACTCGCAGTCGGTTCTTGATGGCTTCATGATTCAGTTCAACAAAAACTCATTCGGCCTTGCAGCTGCAGGACCTCTTCAG GTTCAACCTCTGCAACCCGGAGAATCTGCCAGGACAATGTTGCCTATGGTATTGTCCCAGAACATGTCTGATGGCCCCACCAACTCTCTTTTGCAAGTTGCCGTCAAAAACAATCAGCCGCCTGTCAAGTACTTCACAGATAAGATTGTACTTCACGCTCTTTTCTCAGAAGATGGTAGGATGGAACGCGGAACCTTCCTCGAG ACGTGGAGGTCGTTGCCGGATTCAAACGAGGTCCAGAAGGATTTCCCTGGGATAACTATCACGAGCATTGACTCAACGCTCGACTTGCTAGCCGCGTCAAACATGTTCTTCATAGCAAAGCGCAAAAACGGAAGCCAAGACGTGCTGTATCTATCAGCCAGAGTCCCACAAGGCGTACCATTCTTGATCGAACTAACGGCCATGGTGGGCCAACCTGGTCTCAAATGTGCGGTCAAGACTCCAACCCCTGAGATCGCTCCTCTCTTCTTTGAATCCCTTGAAATGCTCTTCAAGCCTTGA
- the LOC106306684 gene encoding uncharacterized protein LOC106306684 translates to MAPKFDTEKMQERQNFRNVWHTDLTHTIQGDTPYCCFALWCAPCASYLLRKRALYNDMSRYICCAGYMPCSGRCGEAKCPQLCLATEVFCCFGTSVASTRFLLQDEFQIQTTQCDNCIIGFMVCLSQVACIFSIVACIVGIDELSEASQLLSCLSDMVYCTVCACMQTQHKVEMDKRDGKFGPQPMAVPPPQVMSRIDQAAPPAIGYPPQGYPQHPPPGYPQNPPAYPQYPPGPAYPPQGYPK, encoded by the exons ATGGCGCCGAAGTTCGACACGGAGAAGATGCAGGAACGCCAGAACTTCCGTAACGTATGGCACACTGATCTCACTCACACCATCCAGGGCGATACTCCCT ATTGCTGCTTTGCATTGTGGTG TGCCCCTTGTGCATCATACTTGCTTCGCAAGCGTGCGCTTTACAATGACATGTCTAG GTACATATGCTGCGCTGGTTACATGCCGTGTAGTGGCAGGTGTGGAGAAGCCAAATGTCCTCAACTTTGTCTTGCCACTGAG GTCTTTTGCTGCTTTGGAACCTCTGTGGCATCGACTCGTTTCCTTCTCCAAGATGAGTTCCAAATTCAGACCACACAATGTGACAACTGCATCATT GGTTTTATGGTTTGCCTCAGCCAAGTGGCTTGCATATTCTCCATAGTTGCATGTATCGTCGGCATTGATGAGCTTTCAGAAGCTTCCCAGCTGCTCTCTTGTTTATCTGACATGGTGTACTGCAC GGTTTGCGCTTGTATGCAG ACACAACACAAGGTGGAAATGGACAAGAGAGATGGTAAGTTCGGTCCACAACCAATGGCTGTGCCTCCCCCTCAGGTAATGTCACGGATTGATCAAGCCGCTCCACCCGCTATCGGTTATCCTCCACAAGGTTACCCACAACACCCTCCTCCAGGCTATCCTCAAAACCCTCCAGCTTATCCTCAGTACCCTCCTGGTCCGGCTTATCCACCTCAAGGTTACCCAAAGTAA
- the LOC106306683 gene encoding uncharacterized protein LOC106306683 produces MKGNQKDSSEKPGTLSVVTRPGPKLMVWLICFIAFTYIIYMLKLVSTSRSCDDSITFTTLSANLSSSSSSSSALPSRQRESEEEEKVEDEPTDLSHVVFGIAASAKLWKQRKEYIKIWYKPKHMRGYVWLDKEVKKNNTSNDDDEDLLPPVRISGGTASFPYTNKQGQRSALRISRIVSEMLRLGPKNVRWFVMGDDDTVFVTDNLIRVLRKYDHEQMYYIGSLSESHLQNIFFSYGMAYGGGGFAISYPLAKALSKMQDRCIQRYPALYGSDDRMQACMAELGVPLTKELGFHQYDVYGSLFGLLAAHPVTPFVSVHHLDVVEPIFPNMTRVRALKKLTVPMKLDSAGLLQQSICYDKHKSWTVSVSWGYAVQIFRGIFSPREMEMPTRTFLNWYKRADYTAYAFNTRPVSRQPCQKPFVYYMSTTKFDKQLNTTVSEYTRHRVSHPSCKWKMANPAEINTIVVYKKPDPHLWERSPRRNCCRVLQTKRNNTLWINVGVCRDGEVTEVK; encoded by the exons ATGAAAGGTAACCAGAAAGACTCCTCGGAGAAACCCGGAACGTTGTCGGTGGTAACCCGACCCGGTCCTAAACTAATGGTCTGGCTCATCTGCTTCATCGCTTTCACTTACATTATCTACATGCTCAAGCTCGTCTCCACCTCACGCTCCTGCGACGATTCCATCACCTTCACCACCCTCTCCGCCAACCTCTCCTCCTCCTCCTCCTCCTCTTCTGCACTACCTTCACGTCAGCGCGAGTCGGAGGAAGAAGAGAAGGTAGAAGACGAGCCGACCGATCTCAGCCACGTGGTGTTCGGGATCGCCGCGTCGGCTAAGCTGTGGAAACAGAGGAAAGAGTATATCAAGATCTGGTACAAACCCAAACACATGCGCGGCTACGTCTGGTTAGACAAAGAGGTGAAGAAGAACAACACTAGCAACGACGACGACGAGGATCTACTTCCGCCGGTGAGAATCTCCGGCGGGACAGCTTCGTTCCCTTACACGAACAAGCAAGGGCAACGCTCGGCGCTGCGGATCTCGAGGATCGTGTCGGAGATGCTGCGTCTGGGTCCGAAAAACGTGAGGTGGTTCGTGATGGGTGACGACGACACTGTTTTCGTCACGGATAATCTCATTAGGGTGCTGAGGAAGTACGACCACGAGCAGATGTATTACATCGGGAGCTTGTCGGAATCTCATCTGCAGAACATATTTTTCTCTTACGGGATGGCTTACGGCGGAGGAGGGTTCGCTATTAGCTACCCTTTGGCTAAGGCTTTGAGCAAGATGCAGGATCGGTGTATACAGAGGTATCCTGCGTTGTATGGCTCAGACGATCGCATGCAAGCTTGTATGGCTGAGCTCGGTGTTCCGCTTACTAAAGAACTCGGCTTTCACCAG TACGACGTATACGGGAGCCTCTTCGGTCTCCTGGCCGCACACCCAGTAACACCGTTCGTCTCAGTGCACCACCTCGACGTCGTGGAGCCGATCTTCCCAAACATGACCCGAGTCCGTGCCCTCAAGAAGCTAACTGTACCGATGAAGCTCGACTCAGCCGGGCTTCTCCAGCAGTCTATATGCTACGACAAGCACAAGAGCTGGACCGTCTCGGTCTCGTGGGGCTACGCGGTCCAAATATTCCGAGGAATATTTTCTCCAAGGGAAATGGAAATGCCTACTAGAACGTTCTTGAATTGGTACAAAAGAGCGGACTACACCGCCTACGCATTCAACACCAGGCCGGTTAGTCGGCAACCGTGCCAAAAACCGTTTGTGTATTACATGTCGACCACGAAGTTCGACAAGCAGCTGAACACGACGGTTAGCGAATACACGCGGCACCGTGTTTCGCATCCGTCTTGTAAGTGGAAGATGGCGAACCCAGCTGAGATTAACACCATCGTCGTTTACAAGAAACCTGATCCGCATCTGTGGGAACGG TCACCGAGGAGGAACTGTTGCAGAGTGTTACAAACGAAGAGGAATAATACGTTATGGATCAATGTTGGTGTATGTAGAGATGGTGAAGTCACTGAAGTAAAATAA